From a single Sporosarcina oncorhynchi genomic region:
- a CDS encoding endonuclease, translating into MRSKRWRTRLNSFLAVGLLVSMIMPTIPASVKAESTAADLIISEYVEGSSFNKAIELYNGTGQTVDLQNYSLELYTNGSAAATSKLGLAGSLAQGETFVIYHRDAAAGIKQKGDLENSNITNYNGDDALVLKNTSGIIDSFGQVGARSNWGTDVTLVRKPGIVSGDSISDDAFNRDDEWIVYPKDTFDHLGTHEMIDSNPGEPGDPAIISIEEARSTDLGETVTIKGVVAAQLKNTISIQDSTGGIAVRPTSLAVSIGDEVTLTGTLVDYRGLLQLDGAQVIDRTKDVGEPQPKVITGAEVGESHESQLVTVHNVVLTDVQAGSGWANYLATDGHEFIVRDEGASLGLVEGTTYDSITGIVQQFDNDYQIIPRSTADVVVDSTVVQRVTANPGSGTFVGSINVTLTTGTPNSTILFTVDGLDPIENGATYSSPIDIHKDATVKAVVKTDDGRYSEVSTFTYTITDSLQIHNIQGEGHTSPFVNQVVEGVEGIVTYKYVLSGSTYYHIQTPDNKRDGNVNTSEAIVLYSGKDTWNLSIGDLVSVTGTVSEYAIDGYADRQETDLKTTQISVRDDRGGNVQILERNVPLPTPFIINEENVPKDQIASHQFSEFDPTKFAADFWESREAMLVQVGTVKAVSPQQHGDLVTVLADAETETLNGGILLKENDQNANRIQFRLEPNGPARDFEVATGDYFAGPLTGVVGYSFQNYKIYTSLDDMRQAHSVGDAEPETTTIVKSEDKLTIASYNLENFSNNKKTTTDDKARKLARAFATDMQSPDIIGVTEVQDNNGPDAGDSKANQSYERLIKAIADAGGAHYEYVNIDPVNNADGGQPNANIRVGFLYNPARVSLTEGIPHGDATTAVGYESGKLTHNPGRIEPNDAAFNSSRKPLAAQFDFQGESIVVIANHWNSKNGDTPVFGAVQPPVNGSEVQRKKIAEIVYNFVSGIKADNPEANIVSLGDFNDFQFAESLFIHEGDLMTNMINHVDEADRYSYVFQGNSQVLDHILVSNNLLDQTEIDILHINADFTDMAGRASDHDPVMVQIGFDAPSSWEPVPIGKEYNLIGTYKKQLVVAEPSVAVYMDAQSSLKDGLYLKGDYAELTGEGFKTNRVILQAKKSGLVVHMKGTEMGNVVVEGSHPLEIRGAEGIQKITFVKGADASKVVFYNSAGKRISVPALNKAPVISKPITNKMVKIGETISINLAEHFSDPDGDTLTFSSTKGIVDLHSAVLKLQLKEGSHIVGVTARDGEKSVTTTFTVTVTDEIETPSDDYYKDAIGKEGQALKTALHGIISDHRKLSYSQVWDALKETDSDPSNANNVILFYSGESRSKDRNGGNVGDWNREHVWAKSHGDFGTSIGPGTDIHHLRPTDVQVNSARGNLDFDNGGSAVKGCDGCYKSANSWEPPNQVKGDVARMLFYMATRYEAGDRVDLELNELLNNGKNPYHGKLSILLQWHEQDPVDAFEMNRNNLIEQIQGNRNPFIDYPEWVRSIWAYPTSGELRKAS; encoded by the coding sequence ATGCGAAGTAAGAGATGGAGAACGCGTTTGAATAGTTTCCTAGCTGTAGGTTTACTTGTAAGTATGATCATGCCGACGATTCCGGCGAGTGTTAAGGCTGAATCTACGGCAGCCGATTTAATTATTTCTGAATACGTAGAAGGCAGTAGCTTTAACAAAGCGATTGAGTTATATAACGGGACAGGGCAAACGGTTGATTTACAAAATTATTCACTGGAGCTCTATACAAATGGATCCGCGGCCGCAACTTCTAAACTTGGATTAGCAGGTTCGCTAGCTCAAGGAGAAACATTTGTTATATACCACCGGGACGCAGCAGCCGGTATTAAGCAAAAAGGGGATTTAGAGAACAGTAATATAACCAATTACAATGGCGATGACGCCCTTGTTCTCAAAAACACGAGCGGCATTATCGACTCGTTTGGACAAGTTGGAGCACGCAGTAATTGGGGAACGGACGTAACGCTCGTTCGTAAGCCCGGTATTGTTTCGGGGGATTCTATCTCAGACGATGCATTCAATCGGGATGATGAATGGATTGTTTATCCGAAAGATACATTCGATCATTTAGGAACTCATGAAATGATCGATTCAAATCCAGGTGAACCTGGTGATCCGGCAATCATATCTATTGAAGAAGCCCGCTCCACTGATTTAGGAGAAACAGTCACAATTAAAGGCGTAGTTGCTGCGCAATTAAAGAATACAATTTCTATCCAGGATTCTACAGGGGGAATCGCAGTACGCCCAACAAGTTTGGCAGTCTCTATCGGTGATGAAGTGACGTTGACCGGTACGCTTGTTGACTATCGTGGCTTATTGCAATTGGATGGAGCACAAGTGATAGACCGTACAAAGGATGTTGGGGAACCGCAGCCAAAAGTAATAACAGGAGCTGAAGTCGGGGAATCGCATGAATCGCAACTCGTGACTGTCCATAATGTCGTTCTCACAGATGTCCAAGCAGGCAGTGGTTGGGCAAATTATTTAGCGACAGACGGTCATGAATTTATTGTTCGCGATGAAGGGGCTTCACTCGGACTCGTGGAAGGAACAACCTATGACAGCATTACGGGGATTGTTCAGCAATTCGATAATGACTATCAAATCATTCCACGTTCTACAGCAGATGTTGTTGTTGATAGTACGGTTGTGCAACGAGTAACTGCAAATCCGGGCAGTGGTACATTTGTTGGAAGTATCAACGTTACATTGACGACCGGAACACCCAATTCAACGATTCTTTTTACAGTGGATGGGTTAGACCCGATTGAAAATGGCGCAACGTATTCATCGCCAATCGACATTCATAAGGACGCGACTGTCAAAGCGGTCGTGAAAACGGATGACGGTCGTTATAGCGAAGTTTCAACCTTTACGTATACCATTACAGATAGCCTTCAAATCCATAATATTCAAGGAGAAGGTCATACATCTCCTTTTGTGAATCAAGTTGTCGAAGGTGTCGAGGGAATTGTAACGTATAAATATGTGTTAAGCGGTTCGACGTATTATCATATCCAAACACCTGACAACAAACGAGACGGCAATGTAAACACGTCAGAAGCAATCGTTCTTTATAGCGGAAAGGATACTTGGAACCTATCGATTGGTGACTTGGTTTCCGTTACAGGAACAGTGAGTGAATATGCGATTGACGGATATGCAGATCGCCAAGAAACAGACTTGAAGACAACCCAAATTAGTGTACGTGATGATCGTGGCGGCAACGTCCAGATTCTTGAACGCAATGTTCCGCTACCAACACCATTCATCATTAATGAAGAAAACGTACCAAAAGATCAAATTGCGAGTCACCAGTTTTCAGAATTTGATCCGACGAAGTTTGCGGCTGACTTCTGGGAAAGCCGAGAAGCGATGCTCGTACAAGTTGGTACTGTAAAAGCCGTTTCGCCGCAACAACATGGTGACTTGGTTACCGTTCTAGCGGACGCAGAAACAGAAACACTTAACGGTGGAATCCTGTTAAAAGAAAACGATCAAAATGCTAACCGTATTCAATTTAGATTAGAACCTAACGGGCCAGCGCGAGATTTTGAAGTTGCAACTGGCGATTATTTTGCTGGACCTCTGACAGGTGTCGTCGGCTATTCATTCCAAAACTATAAAATTTATACGTCTTTGGATGATATGAGGCAAGCGCATAGCGTTGGGGATGCGGAACCTGAAACGACAACTATCGTGAAATCGGAAGATAAGCTGACGATTGCTTCGTATAACTTGGAGAATTTCTCGAATAACAAAAAGACAACAACAGATGATAAGGCACGGAAATTGGCAAGGGCTTTTGCGACAGATATGCAAAGTCCGGACATTATCGGCGTAACAGAAGTGCAGGACAATAACGGTCCGGATGCTGGTGATTCCAAGGCCAATCAAAGCTATGAGCGTCTCATTAAAGCAATTGCAGATGCAGGTGGTGCTCACTATGAATATGTCAATATCGATCCAGTAAACAATGCAGATGGAGGACAACCAAACGCAAATATCCGTGTTGGATTCCTCTATAATCCTGCGCGTGTTTCATTGACGGAAGGGATTCCGCATGGAGATGCCACAACTGCTGTTGGATATGAAAGCGGGAAGTTGACGCATAATCCTGGACGAATTGAACCGAATGATGCTGCTTTCAACAGTAGCCGTAAACCATTGGCTGCGCAATTTGATTTCCAAGGGGAGTCAATTGTCGTCATTGCGAATCACTGGAATTCAAAGAATGGCGATACACCTGTATTCGGTGCTGTCCAGCCACCAGTCAATGGAAGCGAAGTTCAACGCAAGAAAATCGCGGAGATTGTTTATAACTTCGTTTCAGGCATCAAAGCGGATAATCCTGAAGCGAATATCGTGTCACTCGGTGATTTCAATGACTTCCAATTCGCTGAAAGTTTATTCATCCACGAAGGCGACTTAATGACGAATATGATCAACCATGTCGATGAAGCAGATCGCTATTCCTATGTATTTCAAGGGAATTCACAAGTATTGGATCATATTCTCGTATCAAATAATTTGCTTGATCAAACTGAAATAGACATTTTGCACATCAATGCTGATTTTACTGATATGGCAGGCCGTGCAAGTGACCATGATCCTGTAATGGTACAAATTGGATTTGACGCACCTAGTAGTTGGGAGCCTGTTCCAATCGGGAAAGAATATAACTTAATTGGAACGTACAAAAAACAACTAGTTGTTGCAGAGCCGAGTGTTGCTGTTTATATGGATGCACAATCATCACTAAAGGATGGACTATACCTGAAAGGGGATTATGCTGAACTTACAGGTGAAGGCTTTAAAACAAATCGCGTCATTTTACAAGCGAAGAAAAGCGGTTTAGTTGTCCATATGAAAGGTACTGAAATGGGCAATGTAGTAGTTGAAGGTTCACACCCTCTCGAAATTAGAGGGGCTGAAGGTATACAGAAAATAACGTTTGTCAAAGGTGCAGACGCATCTAAGGTGGTTTTCTATAATTCTGCTGGTAAACGTATTTCAGTGCCAGCATTAAATAAGGCACCAGTCATCAGCAAACCAATTACAAACAAAATGGTCAAGATTGGGGAAACAATCTCTATCAATCTCGCAGAACATTTCAGTGACCCGGATGGCGATACACTTACTTTCTCTTCAACAAAAGGGATTGTGGACCTTCATTCAGCTGTACTGAAATTGCAGTTGAAAGAGGGAAGTCATATTGTTGGTGTAACAGCTCGTGATGGAGAGAAATCCGTTACAACAACTTTCACTGTCACCGTAACGGATGAAATTGAAACTCCGTCAGATGACTATTATAAAGATGCGATCGGGAAAGAAGGGCAAGCGCTGAAAACGGCCCTTCACGGAATTATTTCGGATCATCGCAAACTTTCATACAGCCAAGTATGGGACGCATTGAAAGAAACGGATAGTGATCCGAGCAATGCGAATAATGTCATCCTGTTCTACTCAGGAGAATCTCGTTCGAAAGATCGTAACGGTGGAAATGTCGGAGATTGGAATAGGGAGCATGTGTGGGCTAAATCGCACGGCGATTTCGGAACAAGCATTGGACCGGGAACGGATATCCATCATTTGCGTCCAACCGACGTCCAAGTAAACAGTGCACGTGGAAACCTAGACTTTGATAATGGTGGTTCGGCTGTTAAAGGCTGTGACGGCTGCTACAAATCTGCGAATTCCTGGGAGCCGCCTAATCAGGTTAAGGGGGATGTTGCCCGGATGCTGTTCTATATGGCAACACGTTATGAAGCAGGGGATCGAGTGGATTTAGAGTTGAATGAATTACTGAATAACGGAAAGAATCCTTATCACGGTAAACTATCCATCCTATTACAATGGCACGAGCAAGACCCAGTCGATGCGTTTGAAATGAACCGAAATAATCTCATTGAACAAATTCAAGGCAACCGGAACCCGTTCATCGATTATCCGGAATGGGTACGCTCAATTTGGGCATATCCAACATCAGGAGAGTTAAGAAAAGCATCATAG
- a CDS encoding flp pilus assembly protein CpaB, whose amino-acid sequence MLEAKRRAAIFLVLAFILAAVTGYLVLEKVKELNAELGGMTSIYIAKGSIPSRSQIELSQVTKMDIPNKFVTDSHIVSEKDFEHQVSIVPLNPGDIITKNMIKPISNLQDANNRLVTMYRTDKVQFDQVLTALDRVDIIVSTSNDGKKKTKVFMKDVLVAFAQGTNDNFSGIAVEVTAEEAPNLIHMQHYADHIRILKANVGQASSFGDQLDTEQMDENSTVKEPEEKSEPELESEVTTEKGKEKNEAETEEESSEETTDATDK is encoded by the coding sequence ATGCTAGAGGCAAAAAGGCGTGCTGCCATATTCTTAGTATTAGCATTTATATTAGCGGCAGTGACAGGTTATCTTGTACTAGAAAAAGTGAAAGAGTTAAATGCAGAACTTGGTGGAATGACCTCCATCTATATTGCAAAAGGTTCCATTCCTTCCCGCTCTCAAATAGAGTTGTCGCAAGTGACGAAGATGGATATTCCGAATAAGTTTGTGACGGATAGTCATATCGTTTCCGAGAAGGATTTTGAACACCAGGTCTCAATTGTTCCATTAAATCCCGGTGATATCATTACAAAAAATATGATCAAACCGATTTCCAACTTACAAGATGCGAATAATCGGCTAGTGACGATGTATCGCACCGATAAAGTCCAGTTTGATCAGGTCCTTACAGCATTGGATCGGGTAGATATCATTGTATCCACTAGCAATGACGGGAAGAAGAAGACGAAAGTGTTCATGAAAGATGTCCTAGTCGCATTTGCACAAGGAACGAATGATAATTTCTCAGGTATAGCAGTAGAAGTTACTGCAGAAGAAGCGCCAAATCTCATCCATATGCAACATTACGCAGATCATATACGGATTCTGAAAGCAAATGTCGGACAAGCATCTTCATTCGGCGATCAGTTGGATACAGAACAGATGGATGAAAATTCCACTGTAAAAGAGCCGGAGGAGAAGTCAGAACCTGAATTAGAGAGCGAAGTTACTACTGAAAAAGGTAAAGAGAAGAACGAGGCAGAAACCGAAGAAGAATCATCTGAAGAGACAACGGATGCGACGGATAAATAA
- a CDS encoding AAA family ATPase, translated as MENNLNIMIVSDEEALMSQLKTIAETKTSHVIGVRSNEAIREMNRELAHIVIFVQTENDTSVEVVQMLKIINSNALILFIANETDFTLLRNMTRAGVDEFFVFPDESSLFSSRFPNIVKSYSAKKVANEETVSTTFGRGRGKIISFYSGKGGSGCSLLASSFAQTMKLESSAEVILIDLNGQYGGVETLLSIESNRSLADLLPVIEELNESHIRNVAQTEEFSKMEVLISPCDPEILETLNDEFVAKLLRTCRRSFDYVVVDLPTAINELVVTAMEESDKIYYVLTPDTPSLKIMKQYEELSERLGLVLTSRMEIALNKLSKDYEVKQKDLINVLRYPVIASIRQDTKGLQPYVNQGQPVRKQTNERKIIPFAKDIRKFARQVAKQ; from the coding sequence GTGGAGAACAACTTAAATATTATGATTGTGTCTGATGAAGAAGCACTCATGTCTCAATTGAAAACAATAGCCGAAACAAAAACAAGTCATGTAATCGGTGTCCGTTCAAATGAAGCGATTAGAGAAATGAATAGAGAACTGGCACATATCGTCATTTTTGTTCAAACGGAAAATGATACATCTGTCGAAGTCGTACAAATGTTGAAAATTATCAATTCAAATGCACTAATTCTATTCATCGCAAATGAAACAGACTTTACATTATTACGGAATATGACACGCGCAGGCGTCGATGAGTTTTTTGTGTTTCCGGATGAATCAAGTTTGTTCTCAAGTCGTTTCCCGAATATCGTAAAGAGTTATTCTGCGAAGAAAGTTGCGAATGAAGAAACAGTATCGACAACTTTTGGACGCGGGCGAGGGAAGATCATTTCATTTTATAGTGGTAAAGGGGGAAGCGGTTGTTCGTTACTCGCATCGTCATTTGCTCAGACGATGAAACTGGAGTCGTCAGCAGAAGTCATTCTTATTGACTTGAACGGGCAATACGGTGGAGTGGAAACGTTGCTTTCCATAGAGTCGAATCGCTCATTAGCGGATTTGTTGCCAGTTATTGAAGAATTAAATGAAAGTCATATCCGAAACGTTGCACAAACAGAAGAGTTTTCAAAAATGGAAGTACTCATCAGCCCTTGTGATCCTGAAATCTTGGAGACGCTAAATGATGAATTCGTTGCTAAATTGCTAAGGACATGCAGGCGGTCATTCGATTATGTCGTTGTCGATTTGCCAACCGCTATCAATGAACTCGTCGTAACCGCGATGGAGGAGTCGGACAAAATCTACTATGTTCTAACACCAGATACACCGTCGTTGAAAATTATGAAACAATACGAGGAACTTTCTGAAAGACTCGGACTTGTTCTGACAAGCCGAATGGAAATTGCATTGAATAAACTATCGAAAGATTATGAAGTAAAACAAAAAGACTTGATAAATGTCCTACGCTATCCTGTTATTGCTTCGATTAGACAGGATACAAAAGGACTGCAACCTTATGTTAACCAAGGACAACCAGTTCGCAAGCAAACAAATGAACGAAAAATTATCCCGTTTGCAAAAGATATTCGAAAGTTTGCCCGGCAAGTTGCAAAACAGTAG
- a CDS encoding CpaF family protein, which translates to MSSLFDRRKEKLANKHTANYQYENHLVDELVDHYKARLLRDTNLEALTQLSQGEMRLRIEQYVSHFMSEERVIISRNDKELLITRILDEAVGYGPLEPLIKDPTITEILINGFNEVYIERLGRLEMVDVSFRDDEHVRHIVDRIVAPLGRRVDESSPMVDARLPDGSRVNAVIAPVSLSGTLVSIRKFREDPFKIEDLLELGSLSEPMAEFLHGVVKGKKNVLISGGTGSGKTTLLNVVATSIPNGERVITIEDSAELRLDRPNVVGMEARPANVEGKGEVTIRNLVRNALRMRPDRIIVGEVRSGEAFDMLQAMNTGHEGSLTTVHANSPTDAMRRVESMVIMAGMDLPSTVIREYIAGALDIIIQATRLTDGTRKIVSISEVQKSDDGTHRIVEIFKFKRTAMLEDGKIEGYFTATGEVPACLEQLRTFGVKMDESSFTKSEGVHV; encoded by the coding sequence GTGAGTTCATTATTCGACCGTCGTAAAGAAAAATTAGCGAATAAACATACTGCGAATTATCAGTATGAAAATCATCTCGTAGATGAATTAGTGGATCACTATAAAGCCAGATTGCTTCGAGATACGAATCTAGAAGCTTTAACCCAGCTATCTCAAGGGGAAATGAGACTTCGTATAGAGCAATATGTCTCCCATTTCATGTCTGAAGAAAGAGTGATTATCTCTAGAAATGATAAGGAGCTGTTAATCACCAGAATTTTGGATGAAGCAGTGGGGTATGGGCCTCTAGAGCCACTTATCAAAGACCCTACGATTACAGAGATTCTTATCAACGGTTTCAATGAAGTCTATATAGAAAGATTAGGAAGACTTGAAATGGTGGATGTCTCATTCAGGGATGATGAACACGTACGTCATATTGTCGATCGAATTGTTGCTCCTTTAGGAAGGCGTGTCGACGAAAGCTCCCCGATGGTTGACGCAAGATTACCAGACGGCAGCCGGGTTAACGCGGTTATCGCTCCCGTCAGTTTGTCCGGGACGCTCGTCTCCATCCGGAAGTTTCGTGAAGATCCGTTTAAAATCGAAGACTTATTAGAGTTAGGCTCTCTTAGTGAACCCATGGCTGAGTTTCTGCATGGTGTTGTCAAAGGAAAGAAAAATGTCCTCATTTCTGGCGGAACGGGTTCGGGTAAAACGACACTGTTAAATGTGGTTGCGACTTCAATCCCGAACGGAGAACGTGTCATTACAATTGAGGACTCGGCCGAATTACGTTTAGATCGACCGAATGTGGTCGGTATGGAAGCGCGTCCAGCTAACGTCGAAGGCAAGGGAGAAGTGACCATTCGGAATCTAGTGCGGAATGCTCTCCGTATGCGTCCTGATCGGATTATTGTCGGTGAAGTTCGAAGCGGCGAAGCTTTCGACATGCTTCAAGCGATGAATACGGGCCATGAAGGCTCTTTGACGACAGTCCATGCCAACTCGCCGACAGATGCGATGCGACGTGTGGAGTCAATGGTCATCATGGCAGGAATGGATCTGCCATCAACTGTAATCCGGGAGTATATTGCCGGGGCACTAGATATTATTATCCAAGCGACTCGTTTAACGGATGGTACGAGAAAGATTGTTTCAATTTCTGAAGTCCAAAAAAGTGATGATGGCACACATCGAATCGTTGAAATCTTTAAATTCAAAAGAACTGCGATGCTAGAGGACGGGAAGATAGAAGGTTACTTTACAGCAACCGGTGAAGTTCCTGCATGCCTGGAGCAATTACGTACTTTTGGTGTGAAAATGGATGAAAGTAGCTTCACTAAGTCTGAAGGTGTTCATGTATGA
- a CDS encoding type II secretion system F family protein, whose amino-acid sequence MKEAFIAALAVFVFLIALYFLLDYRKRKKEWRKDVQNFYLDGEKRKSIIVLIGTKFDETQTAKEMEPKLSNANIPFTPSEFIGAMIVAYMGVVFGLVNFFQLSLLPALLVGLLLIEGSRRLLFILRKNKKKQMLIDQLPEICRVLANSTRSGMTLNQGIQLITQDISEPAKSEFKRLAHELSLGIEFSTVIRAMEKRVDHKEFQLFTATLLIQKKAGGNLSAVLDEMSQTLDERMLLKQEVKTMTAEQKYVSTLIPLIPIFLVLMMNNIIDGFLDPLFSGIGLILLAFFLCGTILTFVIVRKITNIRV is encoded by the coding sequence ATGAAAGAAGCGTTTATTGCAGCACTAGCCGTATTTGTCTTCTTGATTGCACTTTACTTTCTATTGGATTATCGGAAGAGAAAAAAGGAATGGCGCAAAGACGTTCAGAACTTTTATTTGGATGGGGAAAAGCGAAAGAGCATTATCGTACTCATTGGTACCAAGTTTGACGAGACACAAACAGCAAAGGAAATGGAACCGAAACTGTCGAACGCCAATATTCCTTTTACCCCTTCCGAATTTATTGGTGCGATGATTGTCGCCTATATGGGTGTAGTATTTGGCTTAGTGAACTTCTTTCAACTTTCATTGCTTCCCGCGTTGCTCGTCGGCCTATTGCTCATTGAAGGATCAAGAAGACTGTTGTTCATTTTACGAAAAAACAAGAAAAAACAAATGTTAATCGATCAATTGCCGGAAATTTGTAGAGTGCTCGCAAATTCGACAAGGTCAGGTATGACACTCAATCAAGGGATTCAACTCATTACACAAGATATTAGTGAGCCGGCTAAAAGTGAGTTTAAAAGATTGGCACATGAATTGTCATTAGGTATCGAATTTTCAACGGTCATTCGAGCAATGGAAAAAAGAGTGGATCATAAGGAATTCCAATTATTTACGGCTACCCTTCTTATCCAAAAAAAAGCCGGTGGAAATCTTTCGGCTGTCCTGGATGAAATGAGCCAAACACTCGATGAACGAATGCTGCTCAAGCAGGAAGTAAAAACAATGACGGCTGAACAAAAATATGTGTCAACACTCATTCCGCTCATTCCGATTTTTTTGGTACTTATGATGAACAACATTATTGATGGCTTCCTTGATCCTTTATTTAGCGGCATTGGGTTGATCCTACTAGCATTTTTCTTATGTGGGACAATCTTGACTTTTGTCATCGTGCGAAAAATTACAAATATCAGGGTGTGA
- a CDS encoding type II secretion system F family protein gives MDGIIALFVVLVIVTIGISLRSFYVFLNEKRELHEEISESVFDDNWSEKKKSRKEKVLGKIFKFADDFTDLGQRVNFFSENNEVKMYLTQAGYPYGLTVERFQGLKMFMLIAGFFLGGILFILQFPFSQFMLILMPIAGFGGTVLWLRGKAKKRQEEISYQLPDFLDTMSVTLQAGVAMDQALRDIVHYFEGPVKEEFGRFIQELSVGVPRTEAYKSLLERNDSKEFQMLIKSLIQGERLGVPIADTFKQQAAEMRKLKKELVKEKAAKASPKVTLVTTFLILPSALVLIGGLMIINIFNENKGIFDLFN, from the coding sequence GTGGATGGGATCATTGCTTTGTTTGTCGTGTTAGTCATCGTGACGATAGGAATATCATTACGGTCATTTTATGTCTTTTTGAACGAAAAAAGAGAGTTACATGAAGAAATCAGTGAATCGGTTTTTGACGATAATTGGAGTGAAAAAAAGAAGTCACGTAAAGAGAAAGTCTTGGGAAAAATCTTTAAGTTTGCGGATGACTTTACCGATTTAGGTCAACGGGTCAATTTCTTCAGTGAAAATAATGAAGTGAAAATGTATTTAACACAAGCCGGTTATCCATATGGATTAACAGTTGAGCGCTTTCAGGGTTTAAAGATGTTTATGTTAATTGCAGGTTTTTTCCTTGGCGGAATTCTTTTTATTCTACAATTTCCATTTTCGCAGTTCATGTTGATTTTAATGCCAATTGCAGGTTTTGGAGGTACAGTGCTCTGGTTGAGAGGGAAAGCTAAAAAAAGGCAAGAAGAAATTTCGTATCAATTGCCAGACTTTCTCGATACGATGAGCGTCACGCTCCAAGCGGGTGTTGCTATGGATCAGGCGTTAAGGGATATTGTCCATTATTTCGAAGGCCCTGTAAAAGAAGAGTTTGGTCGCTTCATTCAAGAACTAAGCGTTGGTGTTCCGCGTACAGAAGCCTATAAATCATTACTAGAACGTAATGATAGTAAAGAATTTCAGATGCTTATCAAGTCACTTATTCAAGGTGAACGTCTCGGAGTACCGATAGCCGATACATTTAAACAACAAGCCGCAGAGATGAGGAAGTTAAAGAAAGAGTTGGTCAAGGAGAAGGCAGCCAAAGCTTCACCGAAAGTAACTCTAGTAACAACTTTCCTAATTCTACCGTCTGCACTCGTCCTAATCGGAGGCTTGATGATTATAAATATATTCAACGAGAACAAAGGGATTTTTGATTTATTTAATTAA